The genomic stretch GTCCGAACACTGACAACGTTCGTTGCTTCACGTGCCCCGCTGGGACCGGACGGCATTGTCATCGGTGCCGAAGGGTTTGTTCTTGCGCGACCCGGCGCGCCTGCGACGCTGTTGCTCCACGGTGCCGGCGATACGCCCCAGACGCTGCGCTACCTCGCCGACCGACTCTTCGAGCGCGGCTATCACGTCGAGGCACCGCTACTCCCCGGCCACGGACGCACGCCGGCGGCGTTCGCTCGGCTGCGAGCCGATGATTTGACAGACGCCGCGAATGTACACTACGCGCGCCTTCGCGAGCGGCACGAATGGGTCGGTGTCGTCGGTTTGTCGATGGGCGGCGCACTCGCGGTGCAAGTCGCCGCCACGGCTCCCGAGCTGCCTGCGCTCGGACTCGTCGCGCCGTACCTGGCCATGCCGCCTGCGATCGAGCGTGCAGCCGCGCTGTCCTGGATTTGGGGACCGATAGTGCCGCTCGTTCGCTCAGGTGACGGACTCTCGGTACTCGACCCGAGTGAACGCCAACGCAGTCTGGCGTACGGCGTGTTCACGCCGGCGGCGCTCCGTGCGCTTCGCGAGACCGTACACCGCGCGGCCGCCGCACTTCCGCGCGTTATGGCGCCGACCCTGGTCGTGAATTCGCGCGGAGACAATCGCATCACAATGCGCGACGCCGAGGCGGCGTTCGCTCGCCTCGGCGCCGACGAGAAGCGCCTCGAGTGGATCGAAGGCGCCGCTCACGTCATCACTGTCGATTATGGCCGCGAAAAAGTGTTCGACATGCTCGCGGACTGGATGGATTCACACCGCGCCGTCAGCTCGTAACACGATCGACGAGATTCTCGCCGAGCTCCTTGAGCGTCTCCACGCCTTCGGTCACGACGGTCGTGGCCTGCTGTGTGATCTCCTTCGCGACGCGAGTCACACGCGAGAGCGGATTGCGACTGCCGCCTTTCTTTGCGCCGCCGGAACTGCGTTTGGTCGCGCTCTTCTTCGCTCCGCTCTTCTTTGCGGCGCTGCCGCGCGAAGCGCTCGATCGTTTGACGGCCGGCTTGTTGCCGCGCTTGGCGTTGCCCTTCTTCGCCATGGACTTCTTGGCGCCGCCTTTCTTCGCGCTCTTCTTCGCGCCGCCTTTCTTCGCGCTGCCGCGCGATTTTGATCCGCCACGCGCGCTCGCGGTCTTGCCCCCGGACTTCGCGCGAGACTTCTTCCTTGCACCGGCGCTGCGCTTGCTGGCCGCCATAGGACTTCTCCTCGGAGTCGGTGGTGAATTTCGTGAATAGACGATAGCAAAAACTGGACACGGCGGTAAGCCTCAATGCATCATTCGCCGCGGATTCCCTCCTCTCATGCCACCGCTTCTCATTCCACATCTCGCTCCCGGTGAACGCGTCACCGGTGAGCTCCTCGTCTATGAGCGCGCCGAGAAGAAGACCAGCAACGGCGATCCTTACGTCGTGCTGACGCTGGGCAACGCGAGTGGAAAGATCGATACGTCGCCGATCTGGTCGGACAAGCTCGAATGGGCCGACGGCGCTCGGTCCGGCAAGGTCGTGCAAGCGATCGGCGACGTCACGATTTACACGCGGGGCGGACCGGGAAAGAAGCAACTGTCGCTGACCGGCCCGGTGAGAATTCTTCCCGACGAAACGTTTCGTGCAGAGGAGTTTCTGCCGGTCATCGACGGCGATTGCGCGAAGTTGTGGGCGTGGGTCGACCGGGTTCGGTCGGAGATGGAATCGCGAACGCTGAGACGTGTGCTCGACCTTTTCTTCGGCGACGACGACTTCCGGGTGCGGTTCGAGCGGACGCCGGCGTCCACCGCCGGGCATCACGCCAAGCTCGGCGGCTTGTTGTTACACGTCTATGAAGTCACGAGCATTGCGCGCCAGGCCGCGCGGACGATGCGCGCGAACGTCGATCTGGTGGTCGCGGGTGCGCTGCTGCACGACATCGGCAAGCTCGAGTCGTACGAGATCGGGCCGGGCGGGTTCACGACGACGCCGTGCGGGCTGTTGCTCGGACACATCGTGCTTGGCTGCCTGATGCTGGAGCGCCGCGTCGCCGCGGTGGGTGAGGCCGTGTGCAACAGCGCGCAGCTCATGGAGCTGCAGCACATGATTCTGTCGCATCATGGCGCGTTGGAGTTCGGCAGCCCGGTGCTGCCGATGACGACGGAAGCGGAAATCGTCCACTGGGCCGACGAGTCGTCCGCCAAGGCCACGGACATGCTCGACCTCCTCGGCGACAGTGAACTGTTTCCCGACGGTCGAGAGATTTCTGAAAAGGCGCATTGGCGCCTGAAGCGGCGGATCTGGCGGCGTCCGCACGACTGGGGATAGCGGGCAGTACTGCCTAGGACCGTACGCGTATCCGCAGGCCTGTTCCGTCGTCCTGTAGGTGGGGCAATGGGAGTGGCTATGGGGAACCATCTGGCGCGCCGGGCGTATAACGCAGGCGCCACTGCGCGCGCCGTGCTTGCCCGGAGTCGATCCCAAGCGACCCCAGCCGCAACACAACCTCAATGTGACAAGTATATAACGTTGAGAGTCTTAGCGAATTAGAAGGTTAGCTGTTACAGGCGTACCGGAGCCGTATTTCCGGGCAGTCAGCTGTCGAGGAGGGACGAATGCGGAAGCCACGCCCGGCTACGTATAACCCAGCGCAGGCCTTGCACTTGATCGCGAACGACCGCACCGGTGCCCCGTTGAGCTGTCCGTCGTGCTCCGGGCCCATCGAACGTGAGCCGGGTGATGTCCCCCCGCCGCCGCGCTCGCATGTCACGCTGCGTTGCGCCGCGTGTGGACGCGTGGCCCGCTATATCGCTGGCGCCGCATAGTCGGCGAGGCGCTGTGAAGCGGTAGTGTACGGCGGGAGAAAAGCACGCCTCCGCCAGTTTGACCCCTTCGAGTTGCACAAAACTTGCCTCGACCGCCCTACAAGCGGCCTCGTTGATTTATTGGCGAAGGCTGCGAGGCGGGGGGAGGATCACGCAGGCGGGGTGCGCAGCAAGGCAATTACCGCAGCGCGGGATCAAGGGTCACAGTTTCGGCAAGAGGTACGTGCAATGGCTCGTCTACAAGGCACCGTGAAGTGGTTCAACGACGCCAAGGGGTACGGATTCATTTCTCGTGAAGGCGGCCCCGACGTATTCGTTCACTTCAGCGCCATCCAGGGGAACGGCTTCAAGTCCCTGGCCGAAGGCGATCGCGTGGAGTTCGAGATCGTTCAAGGTCAGAAGGGCCCACAAGCAGCCGACGTAGTCAAGGCGTCGTGATCCCGCGCAAACGGTCGACAAGAAACGCCTCGGCAACGTCCGAGGCGTTTTCTTTTTCGAGCATGCGCATCTAGTGTGGGCATCGAGCATGCGCACCTAAGGTCGACCATGTCCGCACCGGAACCGATGTACGCGACGATCGGCACGACGGTACCGGCCGGGCGCGACTGGGTCTTCGAGCAGAAGTACGACGGCATGCGCGTCATCGCCGTTGTCAGCGCTCGTACAATTCAGCTCGTGACGCGGAACGGACGCGACAAGAGCGTCCAGTTTCCCGAGATCGTCGACGCGTTCAAGGCGCTCGCCAAGCGCGCCAGACGCCCGCTCGTGCTGGACGGCGAGATCGTCGCGATGGTACGCGGCGCCCCGGCCCCCTTTCAAGCGCTGCAGGGCCGCTTTCATCGCAAGGAAGCGATCGCCGACACCATGAAGACGAGTCCGGCCGCCATCATGCTCTTCGACATCCTGCGCGACGGCCGCACCGATCTCACTCGGCAACCGCTCGCGGCGCGCCGCGCGCGACTCGAAGCCCTGGTCGACCAATTCGGTGATAAGAGAATTAAAATTAGCGAATCCTCAGCAAGCGGCGCGCGCATGCTCGCCAAAGCGCGCCGGCGCGGCTGGGAAGGCGTGATCGCGAAACGGCTCGAATCGCGATACGTGCCCGGCGCCCGCTCGCGCGACTGGCGCAAGCTCAAGCTGCAGCATCGCGCCGAGTTCGTGGTCGGCGGCTATACGGAGCCGCGGCTGTCGCGCCAATACCTGGGTGCGCTGCTCCTGGGATACTTCGATGCGCATCGCCGGCTTCGCTACGTCGGACACATGGGCGGCGGATTCAACCGCGCCTCGCTGCGTGACATGCGTCGACGACTCGAGCCGCTCGAGCGTCGCTCGAGTCCATTCGCCGAGCCGGTCAAGACGAACGAGCCCGCGCACTGGGTACGGCCAACGGTGGTGGTCGAGGTGAAGTTCGCCGAGTGGACGTCGGACGGCCGGCTGAGACAACCAATCTTTCTTGGCGTGCGCGAAGACAAGAACGCGCGCGACGTGCACAAGGAGCGCGAAAGCGTACAACAGTGGGCGCAGGAGATGACATGAGCGACGGGCGAACTACGGCGTCCATCATCAAGCAATTGCAACGCATCGAGCGCGAGGACGGCGACGGTGAACTCGCGCTCGGACGAGGCAAGACGCTGCACGTATCGAGTCTTGGCAAATCGTTCTTCCCGAAGGCGGGCATCACCAAGGGTGACGTAATGCGTTACTACGTCTCGGTGTCGCCGATGCTGCTGCCGATCATCAAAGACCGTCCGCTCATCCTGAAGCGCTATCCCGATGGTATCGACGGTCCGTTCTTCTTCCAGCAAAATGCGGGGAAATCCGTACCGCGCGGTGTACGGACGGCGCCTATCATAGCCGCAACCGGTGAAAAGGCCGAGCGATTGATTGGAGGCGACTTGTCGACGCTGCTCTACACGGTGCAGATCGGGACGATCGCGGTGCACACATGGCAGGCGCGCATCAAGACGCGACAGTACGCCGACACCACCACGATTGATCTCGATCCGGGCGACGATGTTCCGTTCCGCGACGTGGTCACGCTGGCGAAACAAATCAAAGCCCAGCTTGACAAAATGGGGCTCACGGCCGCAATAAAGACGTGGGGCTCCAGCGGCCTACACATCGTACTTCCGCTCCCGCCGAAGACGGCGTTCGAGGAAGCCGCGTTGGCCGCCGAGCGAATTGCCGAGCGCGTCGTGGAGGCGCATCCGGACCGAGCGACCGTCGAACGCAGCATCAAGGCGCGGCCGCCGCATACGACTTACGTCGACGCACAACAGAACGCGGAAGGGAAGAGCGTCGTCGCGGCCTATTCCCTGCGTGAGCGGGCTCTGGCGACCGTCTCCGCACCGCTCGATTGGCGCGAACTGCGCAGCAGCCTTCGTCTCGAGCAATTCACGCTCGAGACCATGCCGTCTCGACTTCGGCGGGTCGGCGACCTGTGGGGGCCCGCGATGAAGCGACGAAATACCCGACGCACCATCGACCGCGTACTCGGCAAGCAGGCACGCAGCGGAAGCAGGAGGAAGGGATGACGGAACAATCGTACGGGGAAGAAAGCGCGCTCGTCTACCAACGTGAACTGCCCGGCGGCGGCTACGTCGCGATCGACGTGCGGCGGGACCGCGAAGTCGCGCGCACCTGCGTGTCGGTCGAGCGGCGCGCGAAGCACGAGCGGCGCCCGGGACACAAGCCGGTGGTGATCGCGCAGGCGTTCGGCGACGAGCGTTCGCCGGCATTCGCGGATTTATATCGCATGGCATCGGACAACGCGGCGATCGCGCGCGCGATGCTCGAGATCGAAGGTCCGCAGCGCGCGGACTGAATCAGCTCAGCAGATCGAATCGAATTCCGCGCCGCTGATGCCGGCGGCGCGGCGGTGCATAGCGGAAGAGCTGCGCGGGACGACCCCGGCCTTCGCTGCGCCACTCGTCAGTGGCCTCGACGAGACCAGCGGCGTGCAGCGAGCGCCGAAAGCTCGCCTTGTGCAGGCGACGTCCGAGCAGGAGCTCGTAGACCGATTGGAGCTCGCTCAGGGTGAACGCCGCCGGCAGCAACCGAAATGCGATGGGTTGTTGATCGACGCGTGCGCGCAACGCGCTGAGTGCGGCGTCGAGGGTTTCGCGCTGGCGACCCGCGAGCGCAGACAATTCAGACAGCGCGATCCACTCGGCGTCACCGCGTGCGACGTTGGCCTCGGGCGCGAGACCGAAGTACGTGACGCTGACATTCGGGCCTTCAGTGACGCGCCGTGCGCCGCCGAGTGCGATGGCTTGCTCGAGCAACGAGGGCGCGCCACCGAGTACGTCTCGCGCGACGCGCGCCGCGGTGTCCGCGAGTGATTCTTCACCGCGCAGTGAATCCGACGGGAAGGCGCGACGATCGCGCGCGCGCGCGGCGCCCGCCGCGACGGTGGGCGCCGCGGCGAGCAGCACCGCCAGCTCTGCCACGCGAGGCGTGAAGAGCACGACGTCGACGGCGAGAATGAGAGCGCGCGCCGGCGCGCGTGCGGAAAGCGGACGATCGGGCATCGCACGCGAATTAGTAGCAGTTTGTGAATAAAGTCAAGCCCGGAGACGATGCTCAGGGCGACGCTCAGGGCGACACAGCGCGCGGCGATATCAATCGATCGTATCCGGCGCCAAAATGCAACAGTGGAGGAATGCTGATCGGCAATCGCCCGGAGATCGGCGCGCTGCCGATGACCGCGCGACCCGCCGCGATTTGCGAGACTGGAAATCCGCCCCACGCGGCGATGTATGTCGACGCGGACGGCACTTGTTGAAGCAGATAGGGATTGCCGAATGCCACGATGATGGTGCGAGGATGCCGCTGCACGAGATCGCGCATGAACTGCGCAAGCGGCGCCGGCACACTCGGATCCGACACGTTCGATCCGGTAGTGATGTACGAGCCAACGATCGCTACGTCCACTGAATCGCTCAACGCGAGTAACCGATTGAAGTTCGTCGATGGGTCGTCGGGAATGACCCACTCCGTCCGCACGCCCGGTGCCACGCGGCGCAATTCACCGTTGAATGTGGTGCCGGCCGCGAGATCATTGCGCGGCGCGAGCGTGATCGACAACACGCGCGGGCTTTGGCCGCTCGCGGCGCGCAGTGGAACCAGGTTCAACGAATCCTTCGCCAGGGTGATCGCACGCTCGGCGATCGTGGCGGCGAGGGCAAGGTGTGCGGTATCGCCGACAATCGCCCGCAACGAATCGAGGTCGACGAAGCGACGACGCTCGAGCCCGAGCTGCTCCTTCATCATCAGCACGCGCCGAACCGACGAGTCGACGCGCGCCTGCGTGAATCGTCCCTCGCGCACGCCGTCGACCACCGCGTCGATCGCGGCCGGCACGTCGCTTGGCATCAGGAGAATGTCGGCGCCCGCATGAATCGCCAGCTTGCACGCTTCGGCGATCGTGATGGCGTTGCGGAGCGTTCCGCCATAGCTGCCCGACACCGACGGCGACGTCGCGGATGCCGCGGGCGTTGCGACCGATACGCGAGCGAGCACACCGCTCATGTCCATGGCGTCGGTAATGAGCAGGCCGTTGAAGCCGAGCTGCTTTCGCAGGAGTCCGGTCATGATCGCCGGATTGAGCGTCGCGGGTACCGAGGCCGTGTCGAGCGCGGGAATGAGTCCGTGGAAGGTCATCATGCCCTGCACGCCCGCCGCGATGGCACGACGGAACGGCACGAGCTCGACGCTATCGATGCGCGCGCGGCTCGCGTGAACCGTCGTGATCGTGAGATGCGAGTTCTCGTCCGTGTCGCCGTGTCCGGGAAAGTGCTTTCCCGTGGCGATCATGCCGTGTTCCTGCAGGCCGTGAATGATCGCGGCGCCCATGTCTGCAACGAGATGCGGATCTTCCCCGAACGACCGCATGCCGATGACCGGGTTCGCCGGATTGTTGTTGACGTCGAGCACCGGAGCGAACGCGACGTGCACGCCGATCGCGCGGCCCTCGAGCGCGGTGACACGCCCCTGTTGATAGGCGAGCGACGTATCACGCGTTGCGCCAAGTCCCATTTGATACGGGAACATCGTGGCGCCGCCGAGATAGATGTTGTTCGGCAGGAAGTAACCGCCGCGCTGGCGGAATGCGGCACCGGTCTCGTAATCGGCGCCGACGAGCAATGGCAGCGCACTCGATCGCTGCATGGCGTTGAGCTTTACGGCCGTCTC from Gemmatimonadaceae bacterium encodes the following:
- a CDS encoding alpha/beta fold hydrolase, whose protein sequence is MTTVTIVGLVVLASALYALRWRHVRTLTTFVASRAPLGPDGIVIGAEGFVLARPGAPATLLLHGAGDTPQTLRYLADRLFERGYHVEAPLLPGHGRTPAAFARLRADDLTDAANVHYARLRERHEWVGVVGLSMGGALAVQVAATAPELPALGLVAPYLAMPPAIERAAALSWIWGPIVPLVRSGDGLSVLDPSERQRSLAYGVFTPAALRALRETVHRAAAALPRVMAPTLVVNSRGDNRITMRDAEAAFARLGADEKRLEWIEGAAHVITVDYGREKVFDMLADWMDSHRAVSS
- a CDS encoding HD domain-containing protein; the protein is MPPLLIPHLAPGERVTGELLVYERAEKKTSNGDPYVVLTLGNASGKIDTSPIWSDKLEWADGARSGKVVQAIGDVTIYTRGGPGKKQLSLTGPVRILPDETFRAEEFLPVIDGDCAKLWAWVDRVRSEMESRTLRRVLDLFFGDDDFRVRFERTPASTAGHHAKLGGLLLHVYEVTSIARQAARTMRANVDLVVAGALLHDIGKLESYEIGPGGFTTTPCGLLLGHIVLGCLMLERRVAAVGEAVCNSAQLMELQHMILSHHGALEFGSPVLPMTTEAEIVHWADESSAKATDMLDLLGDSELFPDGREISEKAHWRLKRRIWRRPHDWG
- a CDS encoding cold shock domain-containing protein; this encodes MARLQGTVKWFNDAKGYGFISREGGPDVFVHFSAIQGNGFKSLAEGDRVEFEIVQGQKGPQAADVVKAS
- the ligD gene encoding non-homologous end-joining DNA ligase, which codes for MSAPEPMYATIGTTVPAGRDWVFEQKYDGMRVIAVVSARTIQLVTRNGRDKSVQFPEIVDAFKALAKRARRPLVLDGEIVAMVRGAPAPFQALQGRFHRKEAIADTMKTSPAAIMLFDILRDGRTDLTRQPLAARRARLEALVDQFGDKRIKISESSASGARMLAKARRRGWEGVIAKRLESRYVPGARSRDWRKLKLQHRAEFVVGGYTEPRLSRQYLGALLLGYFDAHRRLRYVGHMGGGFNRASLRDMRRRLEPLERRSSPFAEPVKTNEPAHWVRPTVVVEVKFAEWTSDGRLRQPIFLGVREDKNARDVHKERESVQQWAQEMT
- the ligD gene encoding non-homologous end-joining DNA ligase, with the protein product MSDGRTTASIIKQLQRIEREDGDGELALGRGKTLHVSSLGKSFFPKAGITKGDVMRYYVSVSPMLLPIIKDRPLILKRYPDGIDGPFFFQQNAGKSVPRGVRTAPIIAATGEKAERLIGGDLSTLLYTVQIGTIAVHTWQARIKTRQYADTTTIDLDPGDDVPFRDVVTLAKQIKAQLDKMGLTAAIKTWGSSGLHIVLPLPPKTAFEEAALAAERIAERVVEAHPDRATVERSIKARPPHTTYVDAQQNAEGKSVVAAYSLRERALATVSAPLDWRELRSSLRLEQFTLETMPSRLRRVGDLWGPAMKRRNTRRTIDRVLGKQARSGSRRKG
- a CDS encoding glycoside hydrolase family 3 protein, with the protein product MTNSRPVPNAQRPSQWADSVLATLSPREKAAQLVWPQLYGDYTPATSAAWIRVQQLIAQQHVGGFIMSIGSPIETAVKLNAMQRSSALPLLVGADYETGAAFRQRGGYFLPNNIYLGGATMFPYQMGLGATRDTSLAYQQGRVTALEGRAIGVHVAFAPVLDVNNNPANPVIGMRSFGEDPHLVADMGAAIIHGLQEHGMIATGKHFPGHGDTDENSHLTITTVHASRARIDSVELVPFRRAIAAGVQGMMTFHGLIPALDTASVPATLNPAIMTGLLRKQLGFNGLLITDAMDMSGVLARVSVATPAASATSPSVSGSYGGTLRNAITIAEACKLAIHAGADILLMPSDVPAAIDAVVDGVREGRFTQARVDSSVRRVLMMKEQLGLERRRFVDLDSLRAIVGDTAHLALAATIAERAITLAKDSLNLVPLRAASGQSPRVLSITLAPRNDLAAGTTFNGELRRVAPGVRTEWVIPDDPSTNFNRLLALSDSVDVAIVGSYITTGSNVSDPSVPAPLAQFMRDLVQRHPRTIIVAFGNPYLLQQVPSASTYIAAWGGFPVSQIAAGRAVIGSAPISGRLPISIPPLLHFGAGYDRLISPRAVSP